A portion of the Panulirus ornatus isolate Po-2019 chromosome 43, ASM3632096v1, whole genome shotgun sequence genome contains these proteins:
- the LOC139762309 gene encoding uncharacterized protein isoform X1: MKPADLSPRNDDGSSQDSSLDNEEGSSRSAPRSSSRSGSRTYYCTICHTCSPDGGHHHTQSNSESPRVEAVNKDTANNNTTINNTANNNTANNSTANNNTANNNPTAINNTTNKNITNNKREEGVDPSDSEGPCGDSETESDAPKGRLKKPSSGRASMSGMESPHDVDLMEVIKIPEVSTRRPITEVLSQVVKLERSSSSSASELTRTSEAPDIVTSTTKGRARKMAPPKRASSGEQRGADVTTLAILCQHYAQLVQALKEENYLLSCARSLPATPKSNNSRGATSELKGRPHPASCNDCTNKGIKGNFTWESEMIKNSEQHRPAGTGKQEVDASTPLSEHCKLISDLQMPNSPRKIKVQRSISSSRDNYNSRNSPKQSPARVKDSESPYANPGADLPKDRRPWNLKPLRSNPSRHKRDSKHHRKSSFSFFRESKDAEKVDTGNATDSPLLRRNQASTVHNPTVGVLSSKISEMEVKIQEILKLEPIDLILREKSPASSSLDRSPARRSLGSGGSLRRSASVGQRGDFYRHSVRDTRKDQRHQDGSCESDDVGEEGWRKGCGAGGGCQYQALAQAAHVEVDKLRQLVQLLNTRLTELSGRMLEAEAKLREEQQRAAIMERCLERRSLESGRASGDAGSRRGRRSPGHSSERGGRRHRPALLAWGDAATETLLRNKVDMAREEIELLRQHIDLLLRMRQEDLKVYESTVDKFRHTIASGTQW, translated from the exons AGCAACAGCGAATCTCCCAGGGTGGAAGCAGTGAATAAAGACACCGccaataacaacaccaccattaacaacactgccaacaacaacactgccaacaacagCACAGCTAACAACAACACCGCCAACAATAACCCTACCGCCATTAATAACACCACTAATAAAAACATCACCAACAATAAACGTGAGGAAGGTGTTGACCCCAGTGATAGTGAGGGCCCGTGTGGTGACAGCGAGACGGAGAGCGACGCGCCAAAGGGACGGTTGAAGAAGCCGTCGTCCGGAAGAGCCAGCATGAGTGGCATGGAGTCCCCGCACGATGTGGACCTCATGGAGGTCATCAAGATACCTGAGGTGAGCACCAGGAGGCCCATCACGGAGGTGTTGTCGCAAGTGGTCAAACTTGAAAGGTCGTCCTCGTCGTCGGCGTCAGAACTGACGAGGACCTCAGAAGCCCCAGACATAGTGACCTCGACGACGAAGGGGCGGGCGAGGAAAATGGCGCCGCCCAAGAGGGCGTCGAGTGGGGAGCAGCGTGGCGCAGACGTGACCACCCTGGCCATATTGTGCCAACACTACGCTCAGCTCGTGCAAGCACTCAAG GAGGAGAACTACTTGCTGTCCTGCGCCAGGAGTCTGCCAGCCACGCCCAAGAGCAACAATTCCCGGGGCGCCACGAGTGAACTCAAAGGGCGGCCGCATCCCGCCAGCTGCAACGACTGCACCAATAAGGGTATCAAGGGCAACTTCACCTGGGAGTCCGAGATGATCAAGAACAGTGAACAGCATCGACCGGCCGGGACGGGCAAGCAGGAGGTAGATGCCTCGACCCCCCTGAGTGAACACTGTAAACTAATATCAGATCTCCAGATGCCGAATTCTCCCAGGAAAATCAAGGTACAAAGAAGTATATCAAGTTCTCGGGATAACTATAACAGTAGAAATTCCCCAAAGCAAAGTCCGGCAAGAGTGAAAGACAGCGAATCCCCTTACGCTAACCCCGGGGCTGACTTGCCCAAGGACAGAAGACCTTGGAACCTCAAGCCTCTACGATCCAATCCCAGCAGACATAAGAGGGACTCTAAACACCACAGGAAAAGTTCATTCAGTTTCTTCAGGGAATCAAAAGACGCCGAAAAAGTTGACACGGGTAATGCCACCGACTCGCCGCTCCTCCGCAGAAACCAGGCGAGCACGGTGCACAACCCAACGGTCGGGGTCTTGTCCTCCAAGATCAGCGAGATGGAGGTCAAGATTCAAGAGATACTGAAGCTGGAGCCTATCGACCTCATACTCAGGGAAAA GTCTCCCGCCAGCAGCAGCCTGGACAGGTCGCCGGCCAGGAGGTCGCTGGGCAGTGGCGGGAGCCTCCGCCGGTCAGCCAGCGTGGGCCAGCGGGGGGATTTCTACCGTCACAGCGTCAGGGATACGCGTAAGGACCAG CGCCACCAAGACGGGTCGTGCGAGTCGGACGACGTGGGTGAGGAGGGCTGGAGGAAGGGGTGCGGGGCCGGTGGCGGCTGTCAGTACCAGGCCCTCGCCCAAGCTGCACACGTCGAGGTCGACAAACTCAGGCAGCTCGTCCAGCTCCTCAACACCAG ACTGACGGAGCTGAGCGGGAGGATGCTAGAGGCGGAGGCTAAGCTGCGGGAGGAGCAACAGCGGGCGGCCATCATGGAACGATGCCTCGAACGTCGGAGTTTGGAGTCCGGTCGGGCGTCAG GTGATGCTGGGTCCCGGCGGGGTCGGAGGTCACCCGGACATAGCTCAGAGCGGGGTGGCCGGAGGCACAGACCAGCCCTCCTGGCGTGGGGCGACGCAGCCACAGAAACTCTGCTCAGGAACAA AGTGGATATGGCAAGGGAGGAGATCGAACTTCTCCGCCAACACATCGATCTTCTGCTACGCATGCGTCAGGAGGATCTTAAGGTATACGAGTCGACAGTGGACAAGTTTCGACACACGATAGCCTCTGGCACCCAGTGGTAG
- the LOC139762309 gene encoding uncharacterized protein isoform X3 has product MKPADLSPRNDDGSSQDSSLDNESNSESPRVEAVNKDTANNNTTINNTANNNTANNSTANNNTANNNPTAINNTTNKNITNNKREEGVDPSDSEGPCGDSETESDAPKGRLKKPSSGRASMSGMESPHDVDLMEVIKIPEVSTRRPITEVLSQVVKLERSSSSSASELTRTSEAPDIVTSTTKGRARKMAPPKRASSGEQRGADVTTLAILCQHYAQLVQALKEENYLLSCARSLPATPKSNNSRGATSELKGRPHPASCNDCTNKGIKGNFTWESEMIKNSEQHRPAGTGKQEVDASTPLSEHCKLISDLQMPNSPRKIKVQRSISSSRDNYNSRNSPKQSPARVKDSESPYANPGADLPKDRRPWNLKPLRSNPSRHKRDSKHHRKSSFSFFRESKDAEKVDTGNATDSPLLRRNQASTVHNPTVGVLSSKISEMEVKIQEILKLEPIDLILREKSPASSSLDRSPARRSLGSGGSLRRSASVGQRGDFYRHSVRDTRKDQRHQDGSCESDDVGEEGWRKGCGAGGGCQYQALAQAAHVEVDKLRQLVQLLNTRLTELSGRMLEAEAKLREEQQRAAIMERCLERRSLESGRASGDAGSRRGRRSPGHSSERGGRRHRPALLAWGDAATETLLRNKVDMAREEIELLRQHIDLLLRMRQEDLKVYESTVDKFRHTIASGTQW; this is encoded by the exons AGCAACAGCGAATCTCCCAGGGTGGAAGCAGTGAATAAAGACACCGccaataacaacaccaccattaacaacactgccaacaacaacactgccaacaacagCACAGCTAACAACAACACCGCCAACAATAACCCTACCGCCATTAATAACACCACTAATAAAAACATCACCAACAATAAACGTGAGGAAGGTGTTGACCCCAGTGATAGTGAGGGCCCGTGTGGTGACAGCGAGACGGAGAGCGACGCGCCAAAGGGACGGTTGAAGAAGCCGTCGTCCGGAAGAGCCAGCATGAGTGGCATGGAGTCCCCGCACGATGTGGACCTCATGGAGGTCATCAAGATACCTGAGGTGAGCACCAGGAGGCCCATCACGGAGGTGTTGTCGCAAGTGGTCAAACTTGAAAGGTCGTCCTCGTCGTCGGCGTCAGAACTGACGAGGACCTCAGAAGCCCCAGACATAGTGACCTCGACGACGAAGGGGCGGGCGAGGAAAATGGCGCCGCCCAAGAGGGCGTCGAGTGGGGAGCAGCGTGGCGCAGACGTGACCACCCTGGCCATATTGTGCCAACACTACGCTCAGCTCGTGCAAGCACTCAAG GAGGAGAACTACTTGCTGTCCTGCGCCAGGAGTCTGCCAGCCACGCCCAAGAGCAACAATTCCCGGGGCGCCACGAGTGAACTCAAAGGGCGGCCGCATCCCGCCAGCTGCAACGACTGCACCAATAAGGGTATCAAGGGCAACTTCACCTGGGAGTCCGAGATGATCAAGAACAGTGAACAGCATCGACCGGCCGGGACGGGCAAGCAGGAGGTAGATGCCTCGACCCCCCTGAGTGAACACTGTAAACTAATATCAGATCTCCAGATGCCGAATTCTCCCAGGAAAATCAAGGTACAAAGAAGTATATCAAGTTCTCGGGATAACTATAACAGTAGAAATTCCCCAAAGCAAAGTCCGGCAAGAGTGAAAGACAGCGAATCCCCTTACGCTAACCCCGGGGCTGACTTGCCCAAGGACAGAAGACCTTGGAACCTCAAGCCTCTACGATCCAATCCCAGCAGACATAAGAGGGACTCTAAACACCACAGGAAAAGTTCATTCAGTTTCTTCAGGGAATCAAAAGACGCCGAAAAAGTTGACACGGGTAATGCCACCGACTCGCCGCTCCTCCGCAGAAACCAGGCGAGCACGGTGCACAACCCAACGGTCGGGGTCTTGTCCTCCAAGATCAGCGAGATGGAGGTCAAGATTCAAGAGATACTGAAGCTGGAGCCTATCGACCTCATACTCAGGGAAAA GTCTCCCGCCAGCAGCAGCCTGGACAGGTCGCCGGCCAGGAGGTCGCTGGGCAGTGGCGGGAGCCTCCGCCGGTCAGCCAGCGTGGGCCAGCGGGGGGATTTCTACCGTCACAGCGTCAGGGATACGCGTAAGGACCAG CGCCACCAAGACGGGTCGTGCGAGTCGGACGACGTGGGTGAGGAGGGCTGGAGGAAGGGGTGCGGGGCCGGTGGCGGCTGTCAGTACCAGGCCCTCGCCCAAGCTGCACACGTCGAGGTCGACAAACTCAGGCAGCTCGTCCAGCTCCTCAACACCAG ACTGACGGAGCTGAGCGGGAGGATGCTAGAGGCGGAGGCTAAGCTGCGGGAGGAGCAACAGCGGGCGGCCATCATGGAACGATGCCTCGAACGTCGGAGTTTGGAGTCCGGTCGGGCGTCAG GTGATGCTGGGTCCCGGCGGGGTCGGAGGTCACCCGGACATAGCTCAGAGCGGGGTGGCCGGAGGCACAGACCAGCCCTCCTGGCGTGGGGCGACGCAGCCACAGAAACTCTGCTCAGGAACAA AGTGGATATGGCAAGGGAGGAGATCGAACTTCTCCGCCAACACATCGATCTTCTGCTACGCATGCGTCAGGAGGATCTTAAGGTATACGAGTCGACAGTGGACAAGTTTCGACACACGATAGCCTCTGGCACCCAGTGGTAG
- the LOC139762309 gene encoding uncharacterized protein isoform X2 — MKPADLSPRNDDGSSQDSSLDNEEGSSRSAPRSSSRSGSRTYYCTICHTCSPDGGHHHTQSNSESPRVEAVNKDTANNNTTINNTANNNTANNSTANNNTANNNPTAINNTTNKNITNNKREEGVDPSDSEGPCGDSETESDAPKGRLKKPSSGRASMSGMESPHDVDLMEVIKIPEVSTRRPITEVLSQVVKLERSSSSSASELTRTSEAPDIVTSTTKGRARKMAPPKRASSGEQRGADVTTLAILCQHYAQLVQALKEENYLLSCARSLPATPKSNNSRGATSELKGRPHPASCNDCTNKGIKGNFTWESEMIKNSEQHRPAGTGKQEVDASTPLSEHCKLISDLQMPNSPRKIKVQRSISSSRDNYNSRNSPKQSPARVKDSESPYANPGADLPKDRRPWNLKPLRSNPSRHKRDSKHHRKSSFSFFRESKDAEKVDTGNATDSPLLRRNQASTVHNPTVGVLSSKISEMEVKIQEILKLEPIDLILRENSLDRSPARRSLGSGGSLRRSASVGQRGDFYRHSVRDTRKDQRHQDGSCESDDVGEEGWRKGCGAGGGCQYQALAQAAHVEVDKLRQLVQLLNTRLTELSGRMLEAEAKLREEQQRAAIMERCLERRSLESGRASGDAGSRRGRRSPGHSSERGGRRHRPALLAWGDAATETLLRNKVDMAREEIELLRQHIDLLLRMRQEDLKVYESTVDKFRHTIASGTQW, encoded by the exons AGCAACAGCGAATCTCCCAGGGTGGAAGCAGTGAATAAAGACACCGccaataacaacaccaccattaacaacactgccaacaacaacactgccaacaacagCACAGCTAACAACAACACCGCCAACAATAACCCTACCGCCATTAATAACACCACTAATAAAAACATCACCAACAATAAACGTGAGGAAGGTGTTGACCCCAGTGATAGTGAGGGCCCGTGTGGTGACAGCGAGACGGAGAGCGACGCGCCAAAGGGACGGTTGAAGAAGCCGTCGTCCGGAAGAGCCAGCATGAGTGGCATGGAGTCCCCGCACGATGTGGACCTCATGGAGGTCATCAAGATACCTGAGGTGAGCACCAGGAGGCCCATCACGGAGGTGTTGTCGCAAGTGGTCAAACTTGAAAGGTCGTCCTCGTCGTCGGCGTCAGAACTGACGAGGACCTCAGAAGCCCCAGACATAGTGACCTCGACGACGAAGGGGCGGGCGAGGAAAATGGCGCCGCCCAAGAGGGCGTCGAGTGGGGAGCAGCGTGGCGCAGACGTGACCACCCTGGCCATATTGTGCCAACACTACGCTCAGCTCGTGCAAGCACTCAAG GAGGAGAACTACTTGCTGTCCTGCGCCAGGAGTCTGCCAGCCACGCCCAAGAGCAACAATTCCCGGGGCGCCACGAGTGAACTCAAAGGGCGGCCGCATCCCGCCAGCTGCAACGACTGCACCAATAAGGGTATCAAGGGCAACTTCACCTGGGAGTCCGAGATGATCAAGAACAGTGAACAGCATCGACCGGCCGGGACGGGCAAGCAGGAGGTAGATGCCTCGACCCCCCTGAGTGAACACTGTAAACTAATATCAGATCTCCAGATGCCGAATTCTCCCAGGAAAATCAAGGTACAAAGAAGTATATCAAGTTCTCGGGATAACTATAACAGTAGAAATTCCCCAAAGCAAAGTCCGGCAAGAGTGAAAGACAGCGAATCCCCTTACGCTAACCCCGGGGCTGACTTGCCCAAGGACAGAAGACCTTGGAACCTCAAGCCTCTACGATCCAATCCCAGCAGACATAAGAGGGACTCTAAACACCACAGGAAAAGTTCATTCAGTTTCTTCAGGGAATCAAAAGACGCCGAAAAAGTTGACACGGGTAATGCCACCGACTCGCCGCTCCTCCGCAGAAACCAGGCGAGCACGGTGCACAACCCAACGGTCGGGGTCTTGTCCTCCAAGATCAGCGAGATGGAGGTCAAGATTCAAGAGATACTGAAGCTGGAGCCTATCGACCTCATACTCAGGGAAAA CAGCCTGGACAGGTCGCCGGCCAGGAGGTCGCTGGGCAGTGGCGGGAGCCTCCGCCGGTCAGCCAGCGTGGGCCAGCGGGGGGATTTCTACCGTCACAGCGTCAGGGATACGCGTAAGGACCAG CGCCACCAAGACGGGTCGTGCGAGTCGGACGACGTGGGTGAGGAGGGCTGGAGGAAGGGGTGCGGGGCCGGTGGCGGCTGTCAGTACCAGGCCCTCGCCCAAGCTGCACACGTCGAGGTCGACAAACTCAGGCAGCTCGTCCAGCTCCTCAACACCAG ACTGACGGAGCTGAGCGGGAGGATGCTAGAGGCGGAGGCTAAGCTGCGGGAGGAGCAACAGCGGGCGGCCATCATGGAACGATGCCTCGAACGTCGGAGTTTGGAGTCCGGTCGGGCGTCAG GTGATGCTGGGTCCCGGCGGGGTCGGAGGTCACCCGGACATAGCTCAGAGCGGGGTGGCCGGAGGCACAGACCAGCCCTCCTGGCGTGGGGCGACGCAGCCACAGAAACTCTGCTCAGGAACAA AGTGGATATGGCAAGGGAGGAGATCGAACTTCTCCGCCAACACATCGATCTTCTGCTACGCATGCGTCAGGAGGATCTTAAGGTATACGAGTCGACAGTGGACAAGTTTCGACACACGATAGCCTCTGGCACCCAGTGGTAG